Part of the Varibaculum massiliense genome is shown below.
ACGTAGACCGGATTTCCGTAGACTTTGGCAATCCTTACTTTGTCACGCGGCTTGGGGGCGTGAATCATATAGCCGTCGCCCAGGTAAATCCCCACGTGGTGGTTGTAGTTCACCATATCGCCTGGCAGAGCTTGCGCCCTAGAAACCCGGGTACCGACATTCCTTTGCGCCTGGGAAACACGGGGGAGCTTTATCCCGACAGAGTTCCGGTAGACGTACTGAACCAACCCGGAGCAGTCAAAGCCCGCGGGGGTGGTGCCGCCCCATACATAGGGAACCCCTAAGAACCGGTTGGCATAGGCAACCACCGCTGCCCGGGAGCCGCTGGTATTAGCAGTCGTAGAATTTGACCGGCTTTGCGAACGCGCTTGCGAACGTGGTGTAGCTTGGGCTGGTCGTCTCTGGCTACGGGCAGCAGGTCGCTGCTGAGCGCTTTGGGTAGCGGCGCGTAAAGCTGCCTGTGCGGCGGCTTCCTCGCGTGCCTTCTTTTCGGCAGCAATCTGTTCTTGACGCTCTTTTTCTGCCTGCTCAGTTACCCCTCGCGCCTCCGCTAGCTTCGTAACCAGTTCCTCGCGCTGGGCGCTCAACTGTGTCAACTTGCTCTCTGCTTCGGCTTTTAGCTGGTCGGCTGCATCTTTTTGCACCTTGACTTCTTGGGCTGCCTGCTCTTTTTCGTCCTTGGCGGTGTTGGCACGCTCCTGGAGTACCCCGGCCACTTTAGAGATAGAGTCAAAAGTCCGCATCTGGGCGTCAGCCTTGGAACCAAATAGTTCAACGGATACCTTTCTCATTTCCACAGTCTGCAGACCATCGGCATTGAGGTAAGGGGTCAGCGAAGACAGTGATCCTTGGGTGGTGTAAACCGTACGTGCCAGCCCGGCAAGAGCCTTGCGTGCCTGCTCCACCTTTTCTTGAGCATCCTTAGAATCCTGAGCGGTTTTCTCTGCTGCCTGCTTGGCAACTACCAGGTTAGAAATGGCGTCGTTATAGCTGGCTTCCGCGCTCTCTGCGAGATCCCGAGCATTTTGAGTTTCGGTATTCACCTGAGCAAGTTGCGCCTCAATGGCGGCTACCGAGTTCGCGGCGTTGCTTTCTGCAGCTTTAGCGGCATTTACCTTGTCGTCGGCTGGTGAAGCGAATGCTGCCGGCGCAAATATAGAAGCAGACGCTGCCAACGCAAAACTGGCCGAGATAACCAGGGCGCGCCTTCCTGCTTTTCTTCCCGCATATATGTGGGGGTTCATAGTTTTCCTCCTAGAGCGACTTTGGGAGTTATAAGTCGGACTAGGTGCCACAATACCGCTCTTTTGCACCTCTAACAACAACTTTCACATTAACAACACGTATAACAGGGCGGTGAAATATGAGGTTTCGGTAATGAAACCCGGTTTTTGGTGGAGAAATGCTGAACTTTTAAAGTAAAACACGCGAGAAACACCTAAGTGTGAAATAGCTCACTAAAAGCTATTTTTGGTGTTTCTCGCGTGCTTAATAAACAGAAAGCTATTCGGTAATCTGCCCATCGAAGAAGTCGGCAACTAAACCAAAATACTTCTTGCCATTCTCTGCTTCCCATTCCTTCATACGTTCCCGCGAGCGGAGAATCTCGGCTTCAGCCTCTTTACGCCCTACCCAATGGGCACCCTCCACCGATTTGCCCGGTTCCAAATCTTTATAGACCTCGAAGAAGTGCTGGATTTCCAGGCGATGGAACTCCGAAATATCTTCAATTTCGGTACGCCAAGAGGCGCGCTGATCGCCAGCAGGAACACAGAGAACCTTGTCGTCACCACCGTTTTCATCCCGCATCCGGAACATTCCCAGCGGGCGACAGCGAATCACACAACCGGGGAAAGTGCTTTCTTCCAAAACCACCAGCGCATCTAGGGGATCTCCATCCTCGCCCAAAGTGCCATCAATAAAGCCGTAGTCATCGGGATAACGAGTGGAAGTAAACAGCATTCGATCTAGCCGAATACGACCAGTTCCATGGTCAACCTCGTACTTATTGCGGTTGCCTTTCGGAATCTCGATAGTAACGTCAAATTCCATTTCCGTTCCCTTTCCCGCCTTGGCAGGCGAAGTATGCGACAATCGGAGCGAAATCAATAGCGCCGAAGTCATGGCGTCTGTTTTATATTTAAGAATACGTGGAAAATCTGCCAGCGAGGGGAAAAATGCGAAAATCTGTACTTTTACCGCTGATTCTTTTGCTTGGCTTACTGTTGGGAGGCGTGGGGTACGGCGTTATGGACGCCTATAATCTGGTGCCTGGGGTTCTTACTTTAGAAAACCGCTCCGTTGACCTTCCGGAAGGTGTGCAACTCGAAGTAGCTGAAACCGCAGTTGCGGCCCCGAAAGGGATTGATAAAAGTGCTAGAGAAGTTACCTCTACCCAGGTGCAAAATCTGCTCGCAGAACTGGAAAAACAAGCTCAAAGCGGAGCCTCTTCCGGGGGGCAGAATGAGCAAAACATAGAACAACCCCCAGTAAATACTGGCGCCAGAGTGGGGGCAGTGGTAATCGACACCGTCAGTGGGAAGACCGTCGCCCAATTAAATGGGGAACAAGCGATGACTCCCGCTTCCTCCAGTAAAGTGGTGGCGGCCGCTACCGCGCTACACACCCTCGGGCCGCAGTACCGTTTCACTACCTCTGCGCACTTAGCGGGAGAAAAGCTCTATTTACGAGGCAACGGGGATCAGCTGCTGTCCTCCGGTGCCGGAGATTCTGCCGCTATTACCGGGCATGCGGGACTGGGGGATTTAGCTGCTGAAACCGCGAATAAACTAAAGCAAAAGAAACTGACTTCGGTGCGGCTTTTTCTGGATGAAACTGTTTTTGGGGAACAAGCTGAGCTACCAAACTGGGTAGAGCAAGCAAACACTCAGTACGAAACAAAACCGGTGCCGCTGGCAATTCGCAATGGACTAGCGCATCCTGAGCTTACCTACGGATATGTGGAAGATCCCGCGCTGGCCGCCGCCCAAGAATTCGCGGCACGACTCAAGGAACAAGGCATCGAGGTTGGTGAGGTCGCGCGGGCAGAAACCCCCAAGGGTGCCGCTAAAGTAGCCCAGGTAAAAAGCGCTACCCTCCATGAAGTTACCCATGACACCCTGAAAGAATCTAACAATATGCTGGCAGAAGTGCTTTGCCGAGCGTCAGCGGTGAAAGCAGGAACCGGCGCGAACTTCCCCGGAGAAATAAAAGTAGCGCAAAAAGTTTTGGGGGAAATGAAGTTAGAGGGGGCAGATTTCCAAAACCAAGACTGTTCGGGGCTATCAACCGAGAATAAAATTAAACCCGAACTGTTGGCTTCGTTAACCCAGCGCGCTGCACACGGTGGTGACCAGCAGTTACGTCCGTTGGTTTCTTCGCTGCCAGTGGGGGCTTTGGATGGCACTTTGCATGATCGCTATTTGGGAAAAACAGCAGCCGGGAATGTACGCGCCAAGACCGGATCTTTGCAGGCAGCAAGGTCTTTGACCGGTCTGGTAACTACCAAATCTGGTAGAACTCTCACCTTTTGCGTGATTGTCGATTCCTTTAAGGAAGGATCAGGTGGGATTGCGCTGACCGCCATCGATAATTTTGTAGACGGATTGGCGGGTCTGTGAATCCAGCAGCGACCACTGGCGCCGGGGGACGGCTAGAAAGAGCTGTTCTGGCACAGTTAAAGCACCTTGAACAAACCTATCCCGGAGCGACTTTGCTGGTGGCCTGTTCAGGTGGGGCAGATTCCCTAGCGCTAGCCGCCGCATGTGCACGCCTGGCGCCCGCTCGTACCTTTAAATTAGTTGCTGCTACTGTGGATCATGGCTGGCGTCCAGAATCTGCCGCTCAAGCCAGGCGGGTGCAAGAAATACTTACCGGATTAGGCTACCGGCAGGTCGCCCTATTGGAGCTATCCCGTCAAGAAGCAGGTGGCGGTAAAGAAGGCGCGGCGCGCAAAGGACGCTACCGGGCATTAGTCGCAGAAGCCAGCCGCTACGGAAAGCTGGGCTCCGAAGTGTTTATCCTGCTGGGGCATACCCGCGACGACCAGGCAGAAACCGTGCTGCTAGGGCTGATTCGTGGCAGTGGACCGCGCTCGATTGCCGGAATGCGCAGCTGGGGTAGGAACGAAAAAACTCAAGAAAAAGTTGCGTCCGAAAGTCAAATAGGCAGTCAGGCAGGCTATTTACGACCGCTCCTAGAGTTGCCCCGCCAGGACACGGTTGCTGCCTGCCAGGAGTGGAGACTGCCCTATATTGATGACCCTTCGAATTATCCCGATGGTCCGGTTAAGGCCGTGGACGGATCTCCGCTGCGTCGCGCCGCCTTGCGTCATCAGGGACTCCCCGCCCTCGAAAAGGCTTTAGGGATGGATCCGCGACCTGCCCTGGCGCGTACTGCTGCCCTTTTGCAGGCAGATTTAGATGCTCTCGACACCTTAGCTGAATCCTGGTTTACGCAGGTTAAAAGGGAAAAACCCGAAGGAGTGAGGCTGGAAACTAGGCAGCTGCTTTCCCAGCCAGCAGCCATTCGCAAACGAGTGTGGCGCCTGGCAGCACTGGCGGCGGGAGCGCGAGCCTCAGACCTGCGGAAAGTACAACTAGATGCGGTGGATTTCTTGGCTACCGCGCGCCGAGGTACCGGTCCAATCCAGTTGCCGGGAAAGATAAATTGCACCCGCGAAGCTGGAAGCTATGAACTGTGCTTCCGGCGTGAGCCTAGGGGATAGACTGGAAAAATGGATGCAAACGATATGGGCGATGCGCTGGAGCGGGTATTAATCACCGAGCAGCAAATCGCAGACAAACTTGGGGAAATGGCAACTCAAATCGACCACGATTATCGCGGACGTGAGATATTGCTGGTAGGGGTGCTAAAAGGCGCCACGATGGTGATGGCGGATCTATCTCGCCTCATTCATACCCCCCTAGAAATCGATTGGATGGCGGTGTCCTCCTACGGGGCTTCCACCAAATCCTCCGGGGTGGTACGAATCCTAAAAGACCTGGATACTGATTTAGGGGGACGGGACGTGCTGATTGTAGAGGACGTGATTGATTCCGGTCTCACTTTGGATTGGCTCACCCGTAACCTGAGTTCCCGGGGCGCGGCCTCGGTAGAAATTGCGGCGCTACTGCGTAAACCGGAGGCAGCGAAAGTTGCAGTTGACGTGAAATATGTGGGATTCGATATTCCCAATGATTTCGTGGTGGGATACGGTCTGGATTATGCGGAAAAGTACCGGAATCTGCCATTCGTAGGCACCCTTGCCCCGCACGTTTACCAATAGAAATCCCCTTGGCAGTTGCGGAAACGCTGCGCCGAAAGCGTAAAATCTGGCTGAGGGCAACCAGAATAAGCAATTAGGAGGCAAACCGTTTAGGCTTGTCTTTATAAAATAACGCCGCCACGCGGCACCGGCTAATAAGGTATGAAACCGATAAATGGCGAATAAGAAAAAAGAAAATCAGAAGTTGTGGCTCAAATGGGGAATCCCGGCGATTCTAATAATCGCCGCATTTTGGGCGATTTCCCTGATAATGGCACCCACCATAGTTGACACCTCCGAGGGGATTGCGCTACTCAAAGGGAAAACTGTAGAGCGGGCGATAGTCAATGACGGCACCCAACAGGTAAAGCTAGAGCTAACGAAAAAGTACACCCCGAAAAACTTGGGGAAAGATGCCCAGGTGATTCCGCCGAGTGGCGCTAAGGAAGTCACTTTTACTTTCGTGCAGTCTCAGGCGGAGCAGATAAATGATCTCATCCAGGATGGGGATCTCAAGAAGGGCTATAACTCGATTTTCCCCACCGGTTCCTGGTGGTCAGCCCTTTTACAGATGATGATTCCCCTGCTGCTATTCTTCGCTCTTATCTGGTGGGCAATGTCCCGGATGCAGGGCGGGGGAATGCTGGGATTTGGCAAATCCAAATTTAAAAAGTTTGACGCCAGCGCCCCCAAGATTACTTTTGCCGATGTGGCGGGAGCCGACGAAGCGGTAGAAGAACTGCGAGAAATCCAAGAATTTTTAGGGAACCCCGCGAAATTCCATAACCTGGGGGCTCGGATTCCCAAGGGAGTTTTGTTGTGTGGTCCGCCAGGAACAGGTAAAACCCTGCTGGCTAAGGCGGTAGCTGGGGAAGCAAAAGTTCCCTTCTTTAGCCTTTCCGGTTCGGAATTCGTAGAAATGTTCGTGGGCGTAGGTGCTTCCCGCGTGCGTGACCTATTCGGACAGGCAAAAGAATCTGCCCCCGCCATTGTGTTCGTCGACGAGATCGATGCGGTGGGACGCCACCGCGGAACCGGTATGGGCGGCGGCAACGATGAACGTGAACAAACCCTAAACCAGTTGCTGGTAGAAATGGATGGGTTTGACGAGAACACTAACGTAATTTTGATTGCGGCCACCAACCGTCCCGATGTGCTTGATCCCGCACTGCTGCGCCCGGGACGATTTGACCGGCAGATTAACGTGGACGCCCCCGACATTAAGGGACGGAAAGCGATTTTGCAGGTGCATGCCAAAGGCAAGCCGATGACCACCGATGTGGATTTAGAACAGATTGCGAAGCGCACTCCCGGATTTACCGGCGCTGACCTGGAAAATGTGCTTAACGAGGCAGCACTGCTCACGGCTCGTTCCAATGCCGATTTGATTGATATGCGGGCAGTTGATGAAGCTATTGACCGGGTGATTGCGGGACCGCAAAAACGCACCCGAGTGATGAATGACCACGACAAACTGGTCACCGCCTATCATGAGGGCGGACACGCGTTATGTGCCGCTGCCTTGCGCTATACCGATCCGGTCACCAAAGTTACGATTTTGCCGCGCGGGCGTGCCCTGGGATACACCATGGTGATGCCGACCGAGGATCGCTACTCGCGCACTCGCAACCAGCTGCTAGACGAACTGGTCTATGCCATGGGAGGGCGGGTAGCTGAAGATTTGGTGTTCCTGGATCCTTCCACCGGAGCCTCCAACGATATTGAAAAAGCGACTGCTACCGCTCGCCGCCTAGTAACCGATTTCGGAATGTCCGATAAGGTGGGGCCGGTTAAGCTGGGCAAGGACGATAGTGAACCCTTCCTAGGGCGCGATGGTCTGTCTAGCAGGAACTATTCCGAGGCAGTGGCAGGCACCATTGACGAAGAAGTTCGTAGCTTCCTAGATAACGCCAACCGTGAGGCTTGGGAAATTCTTACTCGCAACCGAGGGATTCTCGATGATTTGGCTTCCCGCCTTATCGAAAAGGAAACCTTACTGGAAGACGAGCTCAAGGAGATTTTTGAGCCGGTGCAAAAGCAACCCGAACGGGAGGTTTGGTCGTACGGCAAAGAGGGGGCAGTGCCGGGAGCTGTAATCGGGCATCCGGTTAAGCAAACTCAAGAACCGGCCACTGCCCCGATTCCCGAGCATATGGAAGTAGAAGGTAAATAGCTGGTGAGTTATAACCAACTGGGGGTTGAACAGGCCATTCGTGACCTGCTGGTGGCTATTGGCGAAGATCCCGAGCGGGAAGGACTGCAGGAAACCCCGGCACGTATGGGCAGAGCTTGGAAAGAAGTAATGTCGGGGATGCACTCCGATCCCGCGGCGCCCTTAGAAAAACAGTTCCAGGTGGAAGATGACGAGATGGTGATGGTGCGGGGAATTCCTTTTTATTCCCTGTGCGAACACCACTTGTTGCCGTTTTTCGGAGTGGCGCACGTAGCCTATATTCCCCGTGATGGTCGGATTACCGGGCTATCGAAACTGGCGCGGGTGGTAGAGGGATTTTCCCACCGGTTGCAGGTGCAAGAAAGACTGACTGCACAGGTAGCAGACGCGCTCATGGAAAAACTTAACCCGCAGGGAGCGGCAGTAGTTATCGAGGGCGAGCATCTTTGTATGTCCATGCGGGGCATTAAGAAACCGGGGGCGCGTACCACCACCTCGGCGCTGCGCGGTTCTATGCGTTCAGACCCGCGTTCTCGAGCGGAAGTACTTTCGCTAATCCGTGGAAACTAGATGAGGCAAGGTAGCTGCGAATATCGGAAAAGAAAGAGAAATATGGCTTCAGCCTGTCTCCAGCCCCAAAGCTCGTTTAATGACAGGTAGGCTAGAATCATGAAGATTCTGGAGATTCCTGGCCTCTTGACGCCGGGACGTACCAAAGTCATGGGGATTGTTAACGTCACTCCAGATTCTTTTTCCGATGGGGGAGCCTGGTTCGACCCTGAAAAAGCGGTTTCCCACGCCCTCGAATTAGAAGCGGAGGGCGCCGATATTCTGGATATCGGGGGTGAATCCACCCGACCCGGAGCCAAGTCTCTAAGCCCCGCGCAAGAACAAGAACGAGTATTGCCGGTTATTCACGGCTACCTGAAAGCATCCCGGCGCCCCCTGCCTATTTCTTTAGATACCGTAAACGCGGAAACCGCTCAGGCGGGGATAGCCGCCGGAGTGCAGATTATTAACGATATTTCCGGGGGAATAATGGATCCGCAGATGCTGGCGGTGGTAGCGGAAAATGATGCCTACTATATTTGCCAGCATATGCGGGGAAATCCCAAAACCATGGACAGCTTGTGTGATTATGGTGGGGACGTAATCGGTGGGGTTTGTGAGGGTTTAAAGAAACGCGTTCAGGCCTGTGAAAAGGTCGGGGTTAATCTGCAGCGCCTGATTTTAGATCCCGGTTTAGGGTTCGCTAAAAGCGCGCAGCAGTCCTGGGAACTGCTCGGGAACCTCGATAAACTGGCGAAACTGGGGTATCCCTTGTTGATTGGGGCTTCCCGTAAACGTTTCCTAGAGATGGCAGTCCCTGCCGCCTGGGATAATCACCTGCCCGCAGGGGTGCAGGCGGGAACTGGGCGGCGCGAAGCAGCCACCACGGCGGTAAGTGCGCTGTGCGGGCAGGCAGGAGTTTGGGCAGTTCGAGTACATAAGGTCGCGGCCTCGCTGAGCGCGGTCGTAGCGGGGCAATTGTGGAGGGAAGCAAAATGTCGCTAAGCCAAGAGGAAATCAGCCAACGTCTGGAATATCTCGACCATATCAGCTTGGTGGGGATTCAAGAACGCGGACTACACGGGATGCTTGAGCACGAACGTGAAGATGGACAGCTTTTCTTGGTGGATGCGGATATTTACCTGGATCTGCGGGACGCGGGAGCCAGTGACCAGATCGCAGACACGGTGGATTACTCGCAGGTATCCAAGCTGATTAGCCGGATTATTACCGGTCCGCCCTGCGACCTGCTAGAAAAAGTTGCCACCCAGATCGCCGAAGAAACTTTACAGCTGGCTAGGGTAAAGGCAGTGCGAGTTTGTCTACATAAACCGCAGGCACCGTTGGGAATAGAAAAAGAGGACGTGGCGGTAACTATTTGGCGCGGCCTAGAGAATCTGCCACCCGAACCGGAAGTTTCCCAGATAGAAACAGCCGCCCTTGATTTAAACGAGATTCATGCGCAGGGTCCCGCAGATATTAGCGAAGGTCCACAGGAAGAATCTCAGAATCCTTTAGAACAGACCCCGGATTCTCCTCGACAAGCAGTAATCGCCATGGGTGGAAACCTTGGGGAGGTCAGTGAAACTTTCCGGAAAGTACTCGCTCAGCTCTCCCAGACCAGCGGAGTAGGGGTAGTGGAAGTCTCCCCGCTGGTGCGCACAGCAGCGGTATTGGGAGAAGGACAAGCAGAGCAACCTGATTATTTGAACGCGATAGTAATCGTTTCGACTATGCTTTCTCCCCTTGAGCTGCTGCAACTGCTACAAGAAATAGAGGATGAGCATGGCCGGGAGAGAAGCGAGCATTGGGGGGCGCGCACCCTCGACCTGGACATTATCGATTATCAGGGTGTTATCAGCGAGGATGAACAGCTAACCTTGCCGCATCCTAGGGCAAGCCAACGTGCTTTTGTACTCTTGCCTTGGTCACTGGTGGCGCCCACTGCCGAACTTGCAGGCGCGGGCGAAGTGGTGGTTTTAGCCGACTATGCCCCAGATCGCGATGGAGTAAAAGAGATTTACCCCGATTGGACATCCGATAGCCATTCACAAACTGAGGTGGGTACGGGATCTATGCCTTTACCACGGTGGTCAGCGGTTTCTCGTCCTTCGCTACCTCGGCGTGTTTTAGACGATGCCCGCGAACTCCATCCCAGCGGACAAATTCCCCAAGTTGAAGAGAAAACCGTAAAGACCACAGGTGGACAGGAAGATGGACAGGTGGAGGTACCATCCCTTCCGGTTTCCCCCGCTTATGCTCCAGCTCCGCCTCTTCCTGTAAGTTCCCAGCCGCTACCTAATATGGGTAACCAGGAACCCCCACAAGCAGTGGTTTTAGATGAGGGATTACCAGCAGAAGTTAACCAGGAATTCCCAGCAGAGCCGGCTGCAGTAGCAGAGAGAGCTAAAACCAGTCTCTGGAAACGAATTAAAGCGTTTTTTACCGGCAAAAAAATCGACCAGGAAGCCCCGGTAGCTCCGCTGTTACCAGCAGGTGAAGCCAGTGAAGAGCCAGCACTACCCAGCCCGGAATGGCAATCTGTACCCGCCGAAGAACACCAAGTAAGCGAAACTAGGCTTGAGCCTGAGGAAGCCGTTTCCGATGACCCCGAGGAAGTAGTTACTACAGAGCAAGAGGTAGAGGGCATCGAATACGGCAGTGGTCGCCATGCGGGGCGCCTGGTCACGGGGCCAATCCCGACTCTTGAAGATTCCCCTCTGCCGCAGTCGTTAGAGATTACTGCAGAACAGCTGCAGGCGGCTACCGATTCCCCCGCTAATGACAGCGAACCAGAACCTAAGGTGGAGCGACGTTCCATTTTGCGTCCTACTACCACCGGACCAATCCCGGTATCAAAGAAGGAACTCGATACTACCGATCAGCCCACCGCGGCTTTTAATCCGCTGCAGGATTCCGAGTGATAGCATGCGGCCACTACGAAAATTCACCTTGTTAGTGCTGGCGCTAGTAGCGCTGGTGGCTGGCTATTTTCTTAGCGATCTGGCGGTGAAAATGGGGGGCACTCCCCTCCAATTCAGCCCCATCTTGACCTTGCTGGTGTTTTGCGGGGCGGTTGTTTTAGGGATTTTCGGGCAGGCAGTTAAACGTTTGCGGGATGGAAAATCCTCTTGGATACAGTTAGCTAAAGCCCCGCTGGTGGCGCTGGTAGCCCAAGCCGCAGCCGTGTGGTCAGCACTGTTTATTGGATACTTACTCTCCCAGTTAATCCTGGTTTACCAGCTACGTCATACCGAAATGGCCGGTTCCTTTGCCGCTAGTACTATCGCTTTATCCCTAGCTAACTTGCTGCTACTGGTTATTGCGTTGCTGGTGGAATCTTGGTGCATCATCGACGATGGCGAGGACGGTCCGGCGGGCGGAAAAACAGCTCCCGGGGGTGCCAATCCGGCTTCTGTCTAGAGGGCTGGGGTAACCTGAGGACATGAGTCCAGACCACCCCCAGCGCCGCTCCGAATATACGCGTCCCTCACAGACAACTTTTTGGGTACGCCGGATAGTAGCCTTGCTAGTTTTGGCGGTGTTGATCTCCCTAGTAGTGCTGATAGTTCGTTTCGCCTGGTCATGGATGCAGGCGGCAGACGATAGTCAGCAGCGTGCCAAAGCGCAGCAAAGTAAAGAACAATTGGTAACCCAGCCAACCGCCTGCAAAATGAGCAATATCGCCTACAAGCTAGAGCCGGAAAAGGCGGAAAACCAGGTGGGGGCAGGAGTTAATTTCAAAGTAGTTTTACGTAACACCAAGGGTAATCAGCCCTGCACCATGAACGGCGCAATAGATAAGGTGGGCGTGAAAGTTATTACCGGCGAAGATACCGTTTGGGAATCTTGGAAATGCCAAGGAAAGGTTGACACCCAGCCCTTGCTGCTAGGAACCGGCATGGAATATAACACCACGATTACCTGGAACGGGAAAATCGTTGATAAATGTAAGGCTGGCGATATGGCGCAGACGGGAACTTATCAGGCGATTCCGGTGCTTAATGGTAAAGAAATCACCGACGGTAAAGAAGTCTTTACTTTGAAGTAGCCTCTCCCTCGGGCAAGGCGATCATAACTGCTTCAGCCAGGTTAGTGACTGGATGCAAGGTCATCCCTTTGGGGGCAGTAACTTCGTCGGCTCCCAGGCGGGGAATTAGGGCGTGGCGAAAACCTAGCCGCGCCGCCTCGGATAAGCGTCGCCCGCACCCCACGGTGGCGCGGATTTCCCCGGTCAGGGATACTTCTCCGATAGCCACCATTTTTTCTAGGGGAGGGCGCGACTGGGCAGCACTGGTGATCGCTAACGCCACCGCCAGGTCAACTGCCGGTTCGCTGGTTTTGGCTCCCCCTACGGTGGAAACATAAACGTCACAGTTAGATAGCGCGAGGCGCAAGCGGGCTTGTAGTACCGCCAGGGTCATAGCCACCCGCGAATAATCCAGTCCCGAGGTGGTACGCCTCGCCGATCCCCCCGACACCAGTGGAGACACTAAGGCTTGAATCTCGGTAGGCATCGGGCGCCGTCCCTCTAGGGTCACGGTTACGCAAGTACCGGGCACCCGCGAGGAAGTTTGCGAAAGAAACAGACCTGATGGGTCAGCTAAGCCGATAATTCCCCGCTCTACCAGTTCAAAACAACCAACTTCATCGGTAGCGCCATAGCGGTTCTTAACCGCCCGCAGCAGGCGTAGGCGGGTGTGGCGATCCCCCTCAAACTGAGTGACCACGTCAACTAGGTGTTCTAGGACGCGCGGGCCGGCAATCCCCCCGGATTTGGTTACATGTCCGACTAGCAGGATCGGGATTCCGCGGCTTTTAGCTACCTCGATTAAAGCCGAGCAGACCGCACGCACCTGGGTGACATTCCCAGCTTGCCCGCTGACCTGCTCAGAAGCAATAGTTTGTACCGAGTCAACTATTACCAGCGAAGGGGAGCATTGATCGATATGCCCCAGGACGTTTTCCAATTCGGTTTCCGCAGCCAGCAATAAATTATCTGCCAGGGCGTCAATCCGCTCTGCCCGCAGGCGTACTTGGGCAGCAGATTCCTCCCCCGTTACATACAGTACCGACTTGTTTGCCCAGCTAGAAGCAATTTTTCCGGCAACGTCCAAAAGTAGGGTTGATTTGCCGACCCCCGGTTCGCCCGCCAATAAAACCACAGATCCGGCCACTAGGCCGCCA
Proteins encoded:
- the dacB gene encoding D-alanyl-D-alanine carboxypeptidase/D-alanyl-D-alanine endopeptidase, with amino-acid sequence MRKSVLLPLILLLGLLLGGVGYGVMDAYNLVPGVLTLENRSVDLPEGVQLEVAETAVAAPKGIDKSAREVTSTQVQNLLAELEKQAQSGASSGGQNEQNIEQPPVNTGARVGAVVIDTVSGKTVAQLNGEQAMTPASSSKVVAAATALHTLGPQYRFTTSAHLAGEKLYLRGNGDQLLSSGAGDSAAITGHAGLGDLAAETANKLKQKKLTSVRLFLDETVFGEQAELPNWVEQANTQYETKPVPLAIRNGLAHPELTYGYVEDPALAAAQEFAARLKEQGIEVGEVARAETPKGAAKVAQVKSATLHEVTHDTLKESNNMLAEVLCRASAVKAGTGANFPGEIKVAQKVLGEMKLEGADFQNQDCSGLSTENKIKPELLASLTQRAAHGGDQQLRPLVSSLPVGALDGTLHDRYLGKTAAGNVRAKTGSLQAARSLTGLVTTKSGRTLTFCVIVDSFKEGSGGIALTAIDNFVDGLAGL
- the ftsH gene encoding ATP-dependent zinc metalloprotease FtsH; translated protein: MANKKKENQKLWLKWGIPAILIIAAFWAISLIMAPTIVDTSEGIALLKGKTVERAIVNDGTQQVKLELTKKYTPKNLGKDAQVIPPSGAKEVTFTFVQSQAEQINDLIQDGDLKKGYNSIFPTGSWWSALLQMMIPLLLFFALIWWAMSRMQGGGMLGFGKSKFKKFDASAPKITFADVAGADEAVEELREIQEFLGNPAKFHNLGARIPKGVLLCGPPGTGKTLLAKAVAGEAKVPFFSLSGSEFVEMFVGVGASRVRDLFGQAKESAPAIVFVDEIDAVGRHRGTGMGGGNDEREQTLNQLLVEMDGFDENTNVILIAATNRPDVLDPALLRPGRFDRQINVDAPDIKGRKAILQVHAKGKPMTTDVDLEQIAKRTPGFTGADLENVLNEAALLTARSNADLIDMRAVDEAIDRVIAGPQKRTRVMNDHDKLVTAYHEGGHALCAAALRYTDPVTKVTILPRGRALGYTMVMPTEDRYSRTRNQLLDELVYAMGGRVAEDLVFLDPSTGASNDIEKATATARRLVTDFGMSDKVGPVKLGKDDSEPFLGRDGLSSRNYSEAVAGTIDEEVRSFLDNANREAWEILTRNRGILDDLASRLIEKETLLEDELKEIFEPVQKQPEREVWSYGKEGAVPGAVIGHPVKQTQEPATAPIPEHMEVEGK
- the hpt gene encoding hypoxanthine phosphoribosyltransferase, yielding MDANDMGDALERVLITEQQIADKLGEMATQIDHDYRGREILLVGVLKGATMVMADLSRLIHTPLEIDWMAVSSYGASTKSSGVVRILKDLDTDLGGRDVLIVEDVIDSGLTLDWLTRNLSSRGAASVEIAALLRKPEAAKVAVDVKYVGFDIPNDFVVGYGLDYAEKYRNLPFVGTLAPHVYQ
- a CDS encoding inorganic diphosphatase, with protein sequence MEFDVTIEIPKGNRNKYEVDHGTGRIRLDRMLFTSTRYPDDYGFIDGTLGEDGDPLDALVVLEESTFPGCVIRCRPLGMFRMRDENGGDDKVLCVPAGDQRASWRTEIEDISEFHRLEIQHFFEVYKDLEPGKSVEGAHWVGRKEAEAEILRSRERMKEWEAENGKKYFGLVADFFDGQITE
- the tilS gene encoding tRNA lysidine(34) synthetase TilS — its product is MNPAATTGAGGRLERAVLAQLKHLEQTYPGATLLVACSGGADSLALAAACARLAPARTFKLVAATVDHGWRPESAAQARRVQEILTGLGYRQVALLELSRQEAGGGKEGAARKGRYRALVAEASRYGKLGSEVFILLGHTRDDQAETVLLGLIRGSGPRSIAGMRSWGRNEKTQEKVASESQIGSQAGYLRPLLELPRQDTVAACQEWRLPYIDDPSNYPDGPVKAVDGSPLRRAALRHQGLPALEKALGMDPRPALARTAALLQADLDALDTLAESWFTQVKREKPEGVRLETRQLLSQPAAIRKRVWRLAALAAGARASDLRKVQLDAVDFLATARRGTGPIQLPGKINCTREAGSYELCFRREPRG
- a CDS encoding C40 family peptidase, translating into MNPHIYAGRKAGRRALVISASFALAASASIFAPAAFASPADDKVNAAKAAESNAANSVAAIEAQLAQVNTETQNARDLAESAEASYNDAISNLVVAKQAAEKTAQDSKDAQEKVEQARKALAGLARTVYTTQGSLSSLTPYLNADGLQTVEMRKVSVELFGSKADAQMRTFDSISKVAGVLQERANTAKDEKEQAAQEVKVQKDAADQLKAEAESKLTQLSAQREELVTKLAEARGVTEQAEKERQEQIAAEKKAREEAAAQAALRAATQSAQQRPAARSQRRPAQATPRSQARSQSRSNSTTANTSGSRAAVVAYANRFLGVPYVWGGTTPAGFDCSGLVQYVYRNSVGIKLPRVSQAQRNVGTRVSRAQALPGDMVNYNHHVGIYLGDGYMIHAPKPRDKVRIAKVYGNPVYVRVL
- the folE gene encoding GTP cyclohydrolase I FolE gives rise to the protein MSYNQLGVEQAIRDLLVAIGEDPEREGLQETPARMGRAWKEVMSGMHSDPAAPLEKQFQVEDDEMVMVRGIPFYSLCEHHLLPFFGVAHVAYIPRDGRITGLSKLARVVEGFSHRLQVQERLTAQVADALMEKLNPQGAAVVIEGEHLCMSMRGIKKPGARTTTSALRGSMRSDPRSRAEVLSLIRGN